A stretch of DNA from Scleropages formosus chromosome 13, fSclFor1.1, whole genome shotgun sequence:
agggcgtaaggccggagggggaggggacacacccaggaccggatgccggtctgtcacaaggcacctcaagcaggactcgaaccccagacccacccgagaggaggactgtggtccaacccactgcgccaccatacccccagCTCCTGGCTTCTTCAATAAGCACTAAACATATtttgaaacttgtttttttttcagtgaagaCACCTATGCATTTGTCTTTCATGTCTTCAAAGGTCAGGTGGTAGCAAAGCAGTTAGAGCAGCTACCTTGTGACCCAATGGGTACAGGTCTGAATTCCAGCACTgcctgtagtatccttgagcaaggtacttaacctaaactgcTCCTGTAACATTACCAAGCTATGTAAATGATGGTTggtattgtaagtcactttggacaataACATCAGGTAAATGTTACTAAAATAACCAACCACAGAAATTATATGTTGTcacaaaactgttttaattactttttcagCAGTGTAGATTAATGgtataaaactgataaaaatgttcactgccctaaatgtttcatttcagattttttaaaataaagtttcacTTACCTGGAAACTTCACCACTGTCCCATTTCCAAACAGTATGTCCCCACACGTGGCCACAGCACAGTAGTAAATCCCAGCATCGGAGGGACTAAGGTTCCTCTTGGGGAGGCTGTAGATACAGCTGTGTGTATGAGACCCAGCCTCAGGGCTCCTCTCACACTCATCACTCCTGTTTCCATGGGTGTAAATGAGTCCCGGAAGGGATTCTCCCGAGCCGTGTCTgaaccagtaaacactgtgttctcctgcacaggtctcactgtctactgtacactgcagagtCACCGAGTCTCCTGGACGCACTGGGTctgacaccacctgctgcaccacagtcctACTGCTGGAATCTgtgaaaaaatcattttcagcagAGACAGTTCTGTCATAACAAATATGGATTTTTTCTATGGATGACCAAGTAACATGACTATAAATAAAGCATCATTTTGCCAAAAATTCATTGTGGAAAATAGTTACGgtaaaatttaactgaaatattcatAGTTAAGTCTCAACAaaattggtttctttttttctttttctaacaTTTCCCCATCACATAAAAGATTTGTTATGGCTGACAATCACAGGTAGCACAAACAGCTTTttgtaattaaagaaaaatcttttaaaacGGCGCAAGGCTTAAGAAGAGTTACATGTGGAGTAACAGTTCTACTTACCTGTCAGTATGAGGATGGTTCCGTCTCCAAAAGTGACCTCATTATATAAGACTGTAACACAGTAATACACTGCTGAATCAGACagctctgtttttaaaatagtcATGTTAAAACTTTTAGTTGCTTCTATCCACTGTAAGGACAACCTGTTTTCAAATTCAGCCTGAAATTCAACATCTTGTGAATAGAAAAGAGCTTTTGCCACGATTTGAGGTTTCTGGCCGAACGGCTGTTCGAACCAAGCGATGTAGGTTATTTCATCCTTTGTACAGAAGCATGTAAGAGTCACACTGTCTCCAAGTAGAGCCTTCATCATGACGTTAGGCTGCACGATGTCATCAGCAAGCGTGATATCtggaagaaaaatgcaaaatacaaaaatccaTTTCAGATATGACAATGAAAAGGTCTCTTATGCAGATCTAAAGATTACTTGTTTCTGTAGTTTTATATCCATCAACTGTTGCAGCTAGTGTAAAGTCGAAATAttgttgtaaataaaaagtaagctGCATTTACATTGAAACACTGCACAAGAGAATATAAGAGGAAAATAGAGTGTTATCATCTTTGTATGTCGACTCCCCTTGAAGTGAGCTGTGTGCTGTGCAGAACACAAGTAGAGAGCAGCAAAGTATAACCAGGGACAAGGTGAAGGCATATAGGAAACAGAATGGTGCTCATTGTGTTAACATCTGATCTGATTGGCTCGTCATACAGCAATTCATGTAGTgtttaaaagacattttatgcatatatttaaGAATGATAATATTATTTCCTTAGTGCTCtagaaaatgaatttaacattttattcaattttttttttacccatataCCTAGTTTCATAAGCCAGcacatatttttccatttaaatgaaatataattaaatacatatatgaagattcatatgtacatttattcaacacttttcttcaaagcgacttaaaacatacttacaattattttcccatttatacagctcagtaattttactggagcaatatagggtaagtaccttgctgaaggatactacagccagaggtcgGAGCTCATTGTCGTCTGCGGTATCTACAAATACAGTTTGGACAGAATTAGTGTCCAGACTGACACCATAAGCCAATTAATTTACAGTCATTTTCGCATGTTATTCAACCATAGTGTCCATAAGTGCTTACTGTACATGCTTAAGTTTAATGGCTCATTCATTATAAAACTCTTTGTTTGGGATGGAAGTGGCGAGACAAACACCACTGTTTACAACTGATTTTTCCTGGGTTGCTGTCAAACATAAGTCGTGTGGTTTGGAATCCAAGCAAAAGATATTCAGCTTTACGAAAAAAAACCTGCCAAACTAAACACTCAAGATCTGTGGTTATGCAGTACACACAGATTGAAAAGTTCCTTCAAACCCTGTCAATTGATTAGAACattgccaaacacacacacacattgactgaaaccgctcgtcccaagcggggtcgcggcgaaccggagcctaacctggcaacacggggcgcaaggcttgagggcgaacacccaggacgggacgccagtccatcacaaggcaccccaagcgtgacccaaaccccagactcaccagaaagcaggacctggccaaacccgctactctaccgcacccccacattTGCAAAACTATGCCTCATAAATGTTGAGCCCAGTGAAGATGTCAAAAAAAACCTTTACGTTTaaacaataaagaataaataaataattcaggaaCCTCTAAAAGAACTTAAGGGTGTCACGTCTGGAGGTCAATACACAGGACGCTTTAAACAAGGACCATGAGTGGAACAGGAACAGCATGTCAGAACATGTCTGAAACAAGGCTGAGACACACGACCAGGACAGGGACGCAGCAGTGAAGCAGAGACAGGACAGaaactcaggactggaacagaaaaatACTGTGACAAGAactttggaaagaaacaagtgaacagggtgcaaggcccaCTAGAGAATCACAGGGACAAGCAGCCTATAACTGATGAAGGGTCCACAACTCTACAGACttgttgtttgtctttttttagcTTCTCCTCCAGTTGAATCATTGGGAACAGCTATGCCACCTTATGCCAGGTGATCTGGACCCAGACCTCCAGTGTCCTCTTGAATACTGCTCATGGCAGACATGACAAAAGGCAA
This window harbors:
- the LOC114912132 gene encoding uncharacterized protein LOC114912132, with product MYNITLADDIVQPNVMMKALLGDSVTLTCFCTKDEITYIAWFEQPFGQKPQIVAKALFYSQDVEFQAEFENRLSLQWIEATKSFNMTILKTELSDSAVYYCVTVLYNEVTFGDGTILILTGNSRTVVQQVVSDPVRPGDSVTLQCTVDSETCAGEHSVYWFRHGSGESLPGLIYTHGNRSDECERSPEAGSHTHSCIYSLPKRNLSPSDAGIYYCAVATCGDILFGNGTVVKFPDEQSQDGMFKEERSGRQCQDEDMLNYAALNVKNPKPKRKKRETKQDTIYSDLRVPDWE